Proteins from one Bradyrhizobium manausense genomic window:
- a CDS encoding NAD-binding protein — MRIAMIGTGYVGLVSGACFADFGHDVTCVDKDDKKIAAL; from the coding sequence ATGCGAATCGCGATGATCGGCACGGGCTATGTTGGACTTGTGTCCGGAGCCTGCTTTGCGGATTTCGGTCACGACGTCACCTGCGTCGACAAGGACGACAAGAAGATTGCAGCGCT